From the genome of Candidatus Thermokryptus mobilis:
GATTCACCGGTATGATAAGCATCCCTGCTATGTAAAGTATAAGCCCAGCCCCACCAACGAAAAACAAAAGCAAAAAAATTATTCTTATTATCGTTGGGTCAATACCAAGATATTCACCTATACCCCCACAGACACCATCAATTATTCTGTCACGCCTTGATTTATAAAGTCGCTTCATTTTAAACCGAGCTTTTTAATTTTCTATACGATATGGAAATCATTATGTTCCAGCGCACGAGATAATTTCGCTTTCTGTTACGATAAAATCAACTGGGACATCCCCTGGCGAAGGAGTTATTTCATCCACAACCTGAAAATCATAAACAAGAGCAACTTTCGGACACTTTACCTGATTCAAAAATTTATCATAATACCCGCCTCCAAATCCGATACGATTCCCTCGCCTATCTACAGCAACAGCTGGGACAAGAACAAGGTCTATCTTCGCTATATCAACCTCTCTTATAACTCCTGGCTCAAGTATTCCAAATGTAGATGGTTTAAGTTCAGATAAACTTTCCAATCGGGAGTGAAGCAAAACTTTCCTTTCTTTATTAACGACCGGGACGATGACTTTCTTCCCGGACGATAAAAGATACCTTATGATTTCAACGGTATCAACTTCGTTCTTCTTTGAAGACACATAAGTGTGAATTACATCGGCTGAGGCAAAGAAGGATAATTTCTTCAAGTTTTCAAAAATAAGTTTACTTCTTTCATTTACTTCATCTCGGGAAAGGGAATTTCGGATAGATAAAATTTCCCTTCTTATACTTTGTTTATCCTTGCTCATCAAAATTTAAAAGCTCATTATCTCCTTTTCCTTCTGCTCAAGTAAAGCATCTATCTCTTTTATATACTTATCCGTTAATTTCTGCACCTGCTCTTCTGCCCGTTTTCTATCGTCTTCAGAGATATGCTGTGATTTTTCAATTCTTCTGAGGTGCTCGTTCGCATCCCTTCTTACATTTCTTATAGCAATTTTCCCTTCCTCGCCAAATTTTTTGACAAGTTTAACTATCTCCCTTCGCCTCTCTTCCGTCAGTGGTGGGATTGGTATTCTTATAACATTACCGTCATTCGTCGGGTTCAAACCCAGGTCAGATGTCAGAATTGCCTTTTCAATCACCGGGATTAACGACTTATCCCAAGGGGTTACTGTCAAAGTGTGGGGGTCTGTGACGCTAACAGTGGCAACCTTATTGATGGGCAAATTTTGACCATAATAATCAACTTTAATCCCATCAAGAAGAGCTGTTGTTGCTTTGCCAGTTCTTACCCTGGCAAGTTCTTGTCTTGTTATTTCAACTGACTTTTTCATCCTTTCTTCCGCATCTTTAAGTATCTCCGGTATTGTTGACGGCGCTGTCATAGCCAAAACCACATTTTATTTTTATGAAATCTCATTTTCATGATAAACCCTTGTTCCGACATTTTCACCGAGGACGATCCGCTTCAAGTTCCCCGGGACATTCATATTGAAAACTATAATGGGCAAACTATTTTCACGACATAAAGTGATAGCTGTTAAGTCCATAACTTTTAAATCAAGTTTTAAAATATCAAGATATGAAATTTGTTCAAACTTAACAGCAGATGGATTTTTCTCCGGATCAGAGTCATAAACCCCATCAACTCTTGTCCCCTTCAAAATGACATCCGCCTTTATTTCAACAGCCCTTAAAGCAGCTGCTGTATCTGTTGTGAAATATGGATTTCCCGTGCCAGCAGCAAAAATCACAACTCTTCCCTTTTCAAGATGTCTTATCGCCCTTCTCCTTATAAATGGTTCAGCGATTTGCTCCATGACAATTGCTGTTTGAAGTCGCGTCATTACTCCCTTTTTCTCAAGGACATTTTGCAAAGCAAGAGCGTTTATAACAGTTGCAAGCATACCCATCTGATCACCCACAACTTTATCTATACCCTCGGCAACAGCGTCAACTCCCCTGTAAATGTTTCCACCACCTATAACAATTCCAACTTGCACACCAAGTTCGTGAACCTCTTTAATCTCATCCGCCAATCTATTTAAAACACTCGGGTCTATTCCATAACCACGCTCACCCATCAACGCTTCCCCGCTTATCTTTAAAAGTATCCTTTTGTAAATCGGTTGGTTCATGTTCATTGAAAAGATTTTGTTTTATAGATACAAAAAAGGGTCTCAGAAATCTGAGACCCTCGTATCTTCACCGATCCAAGCTTTCCCCAAGATAATATCTTGCGAATCGCCTTATCACTATGTTCTCTCCAAACTTCG
Proteins encoded in this window:
- the frr gene encoding ribosome recycling factor is translated as MTAPSTIPEILKDAEERMKKSVEITRQELARVRTGKATTALLDGIKVDYYGQNLPINKVATVSVTDPHTLTVTPWDKSLIPVIEKAILTSDLGLNPTNDGNVIRIPIPPLTEERRREIVKLVKKFGEEGKIAIRNVRRDANEHLRRIEKSQHISEDDRKRAEEQVQKLTDKYIKEIDALLEQKEKEIMSF
- a CDS encoding 5-formyltetrahydrofolate cyclo-ligase; protein product: MSKDKQSIRREILSIRNSLSRDEVNERSKLIFENLKKLSFFASADVIHTYVSSKKNEVDTVEIIRYLLSSGKKVIVPVVNKERKVLLHSRLESLSELKPSTFGILEPGVIREVDIAKIDLVLVPAVAVDRRGNRIGFGGGYYDKFLNQVKCPKVALVYDFQVVDEITPSPGDVPVDFIVTESEIISCAGT
- the pyrH gene encoding UMP kinase, yielding MNQPIYKRILLKISGEALMGERGYGIDPSVLNRLADEIKEVHELGVQVGIVIGGGNIYRGVDAVAEGIDKVVGDQMGMLATVINALALQNVLEKKGVMTRLQTAIVMEQIAEPFIRRRAIRHLEKGRVVIFAAGTGNPYFTTDTAAALRAVEIKADVILKGTRVDGVYDSDPEKNPSAVKFEQISYLDILKLDLKVMDLTAITLCRENSLPIIVFNMNVPGNLKRIVLGENVGTRVYHENEIS